In the Nicotiana tabacum cultivar K326 chromosome 16, ASM71507v2, whole genome shotgun sequence genome, one interval contains:
- the LOC107813010 gene encoding putative polygalacturonase At1g80170 isoform X2, producing the protein MYCCMDEVILSELEDLDAEEGDEAESFDLPKWETHRGNKILVNVDSFGAVGDGASDDTKAFVDAWKQACSTPKSVLLVPAGRFYLVNATRFRGPCAGRLRVQIEGTIIAPDEPKNWDPKNPRIWLGFFNLAGALFQGGGVIDGSGSKWWAASCKKNKTNPCKAAPTALTIYASSGIKVKGLTIQNGQQMNFAISRSNSIRITGVKVSAPEDSPNTDGIHITESTNVVLQNSRIGTGDDCVSIVNASSNIKMKGIYCGPGHGISIGSLGKDNSVGIVTQVVLDNAFLRGTTNGLRIKTWQGGAGYVRAVRFQNVRMQDVSNPIIIDQFYCDSPKSCQNQTSAVGISEIVYRNVSGTSKSQKAIKFACSDNVPCSHIVLNNINLETRDGTAEVYCNSATGIGYGYIHPSAECLNSSGKKIEKMEAMLHESKEEYLVHTEL; encoded by the exons ATGTATTGCTGTATGG ATGAAGTCATCCTGTCAGAGCTTGAGGATTTGGATGCAGAAGAAGGTGATGAAGCAGAGTCTTTTGACCTCCCCAAATGGGAAACTCATCGTGGAAACAAGATTCTTGTAAATGTGGATAGCTTTGGAGCTGTTGGCGATGGGGCTTCAGATGACACCAAG GCTTTTGTTGATGCATGGAAACAAGCTTGTTCAACACCAAAATCAGTCCTCTTGGTCCCTGCAGGACGCTTTTATCTAGTAAATGCAACAAGGTTCCGAGGGCCTTGTGCAGGCAGATTGAGAGTCCAG ATTGAAGGAACTATAATAGCACCGGACGAGCCTAAAAACTGGGACCCAAAGAATCCACGAATTTGGCTTGGCTTCTTTAACTTGGCTGGAGCTCTGTTCCAAGGAGGAGGAGTTATTGATGGATCAGGCAGCAAATGGTGGGCAGCTTCATGCAAGAAGAACAAGACTAAT CCTTGCAAAGCAGCACCAACT GCATTAACTATATATGCAAGCTCAGGTATAAAGGTGAAGGGCCTAACAATCCAAAATGGCCAACAGATGAACTTTGCCATTTCTCGATCAAACTCTATACGAATAACTGGTGTTAAGGTTTCTGCTCCTGAAGACAGTCCTAATACTGATGGAATCCATATAACTGAATCAACAAATGTTGTACTCCAGAATTCCAGAATTGGAACAG GTGATGATTGTGTCTCAATTGTCAATGCTAGTTCAAATATCAAGATGAAGGGAATTTACTGTGGACCTGGCCACGGAATCAG CATTGGGAGCCTTGGTAAGGACAACTCTGTTGGTATAGTGACTCAGGTTGTACTTGATAATGCATTCCTCAGAGGTACCACAAATGGTCTGCGGATCAAGACATGGCAG GGTGGAGCAGGTTATGTCCGTGCAGTGCGCTTCCAAAATGTAAGGATGCAAGATGTTTCAAATCCTATCATCATTGACCAATTCTATTGCGACTCACCAAAGTCGTGCCAGAATCAG ACATCTGCAGTTGGGATAAGTGAGATAGTTTACCGGAATGTTAGTGGTACTTCAAAGAGCCAAAAGGCAATCAAATTTGCATGTAGCGACAACGTGCCCTGCAGCCACATTGTTCTGAACAACATCAACTTAGAGACCAGAGATGGTACTGCTGAGGTCTACTGCAATTCTGCCACAGGGATTGGTTATGGTTATATTCATCCATCAGCGGAGTGCCTGAACTCCTCTGGCAAGAAAATTGAGAAAATGGAGGCCATGCTCCACGAATCAAAGGAAGAATACCTCGTTCATACTGAGCTATGA
- the LOC107813010 gene encoding putative polygalacturonase At1g80170 isoform X1: protein MISLDLCESRNTEEIMAKILFLFFVLLMVAHGIAIINLSDEVILSELEDLDAEEGDEAESFDLPKWETHRGNKILVNVDSFGAVGDGASDDTKAFVDAWKQACSTPKSVLLVPAGRFYLVNATRFRGPCAGRLRVQIEGTIIAPDEPKNWDPKNPRIWLGFFNLAGALFQGGGVIDGSGSKWWAASCKKNKTNPCKAAPTALTIYASSGIKVKGLTIQNGQQMNFAISRSNSIRITGVKVSAPEDSPNTDGIHITESTNVVLQNSRIGTGDDCVSIVNASSNIKMKGIYCGPGHGISIGSLGKDNSVGIVTQVVLDNAFLRGTTNGLRIKTWQGGAGYVRAVRFQNVRMQDVSNPIIIDQFYCDSPKSCQNQTSAVGISEIVYRNVSGTSKSQKAIKFACSDNVPCSHIVLNNINLETRDGTAEVYCNSATGIGYGYIHPSAECLNSSGKKIEKMEAMLHESKEEYLVHTEL from the exons ATGATCTCCCTTGATTTATGTGAATCTAGAAATACAGAAGAAATCATGGCTAAGATACTCTTCTTGTTTTTTGTTTTGCTAATGGTGGCTCATGGAATTGCAATAATCAATTTGTCAGATGAAGTCATCCTGTCAGAGCTTGAGGATTTGGATGCAGAAGAAGGTGATGAAGCAGAGTCTTTTGACCTCCCCAAATGGGAAACTCATCGTGGAAACAAGATTCTTGTAAATGTGGATAGCTTTGGAGCTGTTGGCGATGGGGCTTCAGATGACACCAAG GCTTTTGTTGATGCATGGAAACAAGCTTGTTCAACACCAAAATCAGTCCTCTTGGTCCCTGCAGGACGCTTTTATCTAGTAAATGCAACAAGGTTCCGAGGGCCTTGTGCAGGCAGATTGAGAGTCCAG ATTGAAGGAACTATAATAGCACCGGACGAGCCTAAAAACTGGGACCCAAAGAATCCACGAATTTGGCTTGGCTTCTTTAACTTGGCTGGAGCTCTGTTCCAAGGAGGAGGAGTTATTGATGGATCAGGCAGCAAATGGTGGGCAGCTTCATGCAAGAAGAACAAGACTAAT CCTTGCAAAGCAGCACCAACT GCATTAACTATATATGCAAGCTCAGGTATAAAGGTGAAGGGCCTAACAATCCAAAATGGCCAACAGATGAACTTTGCCATTTCTCGATCAAACTCTATACGAATAACTGGTGTTAAGGTTTCTGCTCCTGAAGACAGTCCTAATACTGATGGAATCCATATAACTGAATCAACAAATGTTGTACTCCAGAATTCCAGAATTGGAACAG GTGATGATTGTGTCTCAATTGTCAATGCTAGTTCAAATATCAAGATGAAGGGAATTTACTGTGGACCTGGCCACGGAATCAG CATTGGGAGCCTTGGTAAGGACAACTCTGTTGGTATAGTGACTCAGGTTGTACTTGATAATGCATTCCTCAGAGGTACCACAAATGGTCTGCGGATCAAGACATGGCAG GGTGGAGCAGGTTATGTCCGTGCAGTGCGCTTCCAAAATGTAAGGATGCAAGATGTTTCAAATCCTATCATCATTGACCAATTCTATTGCGACTCACCAAAGTCGTGCCAGAATCAG ACATCTGCAGTTGGGATAAGTGAGATAGTTTACCGGAATGTTAGTGGTACTTCAAAGAGCCAAAAGGCAATCAAATTTGCATGTAGCGACAACGTGCCCTGCAGCCACATTGTTCTGAACAACATCAACTTAGAGACCAGAGATGGTACTGCTGAGGTCTACTGCAATTCTGCCACAGGGATTGGTTATGGTTATATTCATCCATCAGCGGAGTGCCTGAACTCCTCTGGCAAGAAAATTGAGAAAATGGAGGCCATGCTCCACGAATCAAAGGAAGAATACCTCGTTCATACTGAGCTATGA
- the LOC107813009 gene encoding putative pentatricopeptide repeat-containing protein At1g69350, mitochondrial — MQSKRVIAACAIRRYVTTLSHKCQQNSQQPTLPLDFCSVSNYDVYSLNRTLRDLVKYGSLTSALHLFEEMPKRDVVTWNIMISGYSHYGFPRKSVYLYNKMVSQGIRENSSTLSFILSICANAGLYKEGLEIFSRVVVLGFSMNLYIASALVNMYIQMGLIDVAFKVFYDLPKRNLPVWNLVLRGISEAGKPSEFLRLYGDMKLENVEPNGLTIFYLIRGCCKERLLDKGREIHSLVIKTGWLESNIFLANALVDFYSACGILVDTNKAFQCIPPQDVISWNSMVSIYAAKDLLHEAVQVLDEMRSWDKHPSAMSFVALLNLSSRKKELLFGKQVHSFVMKLGFDYGNVLIQSALIDMYGKNDDIENSVSVFQSNPIRSLECCNSMMTSLLHLGVPQDVFELFSWMVCENITFDEVSLSSTIKALSFYSSPSLDSCDLLHCCAIKSGFDFDIMVLCSLIDAYSRSGQIRYSQKIFEAFPSPNIIGFTSIINAYARKGMGSECLGLFEEMIQKGLKPDEVTFLCILLGCNHSGLVEEGKKIFDSMRLHGVFPDRRHYSCMVDLLGRAGLVIEAEELLNHASSTGDSVMWSSLLRSCSIHQNEHVGRRAAKKLMDLEPEDPSVWLQASNFYSEIGEFETAIYIREVAVASKMSRDIGYSLIRLHECH; from the coding sequence ATGCAAAGCAAACGTGTTATAGCGGCGTGTGCTATACGCAGATACGTAACCACTCTTTCTCACAAGTGCCAACAGAATAGCCAACAGCCCACTCTGCCCCTGGACTTTTGCTCCGTGAGCAACTATGATGTTTACTCACTGAACAGAACATTACGCGACCTTGTCAAGTATGGGTCTTTAACCTCTGCACTCCACCTGTTTGAAGAAATGCCTAAACGTGATGTGGTTACATGGAATATTATGATTTCTGGATATAGTCATTATGGGTTTCCAAGAAAATCAGTGTACTTGTATAATAAAATGGTTTCTCAAGGTATCAGGGAGAACTCGTCCACTTTGTCCTTTATATTGAGCATATGTGCTAACGCAGGTTTATACAAAGAAGGGCTTGAGATTTTCAGTAGAGTAGTTGTATTGGGATTTAGTATGAACTTATATATTGCCAGTGCACTTGTTAATATGTATATACAAATGGGTCTTATAGATGTTGCTTTCAAagtgttttatgacttaccaaaACGAAACTTACCTGTATGGAACTTGGTTTTACGTGGAATTAGTGAAGCGGGTAAGCCCAGTGAGTTCTTAAGATTGTATGGTGATATGAAGTTGGAAAATGTGGAGCCTAATGGGCTTACAATTTTTTATTTGATTCGAGGTTGTTGTAAAGAGAGACTTCTTGACAAAGGCAGGGAGATACATTCCCTTGTGATTAAGACGGGGTGGTTAGAATCAAATATCTTTTTAGCTAATGCATTGGTGGATTTTTACTCTGCTTGTGGCATTTTGGTTGATACAAATAAAGCATTTCAGTGTATTCCACCTCAGGATGTTATTTCATGGAATTCAATGGTTTCTATTTATGCTGCCAAAGATTTGTTGCATGAAGCTGTTCAGGTCCTAGATGAGATGAGATCGTGGGACAAACACCCATCTGCTATGTCTTTCGTGGCATTGTTGAATTTATCAAGTCGCAAAAAGGAACTGCTCTTTGGAAAACAAGTGCACAGTTTTGTTATGAAATTGGGCTTTGATTATGGAAATGTACTCATTCAGTCGGCTTTGATTGATATGTATGGGAAAAATGATGACATAGAAAATTCAGTTTCTGTATTCCAGAGCAACCCTATAAGAAGCCTCGAATGTTGTAATTCAATGATGACATCTTTGCTGCATCTTGGTGTCCCCCAAGATGTGTTTGAGCTGTTCAGTTGGATGGTTTGTGAAAATATTACGTTTGATGAAGTGAGTCTGTCCTCAACAATAAAGGCATTATCATTCTATTCCTCTCCTAGCTTGGATAGCTGTGATTTGTTACATTGCTGTGCAATAAAATCAGgttttgattttgatattatggtATTATGTTCTCTGATTGATGCGTATTCAAGATCTGGACAGATTAGGTACTCTCAGAAGATTTTTGAAGCATTTCCTTCACCTAATATCATCGGTTTCACTTCAATAATTAATGCATATGCTCGGAAAGGAATGGGAAGTGAATGCCTTGGATTGTTTGAAGAAATGATCCAGAAGGGTCTAAAACCAGATGAAGTAACATTCTTATGTATACTGTTGGGCTGCAACCATTCAGGCCTAGTTGAAGAGGGGAAAAAGATTTTTGATTCAATGAGACTTCATGGGGTCTTTCCAGACAGGCGGCACTATTCATGTATGGTGGATCTTCTGGGCCGTGCAGGTCTAGTCATTGAGGCAGAAGAGTTGCTAAACCATGCATCATCGACAGGAGATTCTGTGATGTGGAGCTCACTTTTACGAAGTTGCAGTATTCATCAAAATGAGCATGTCGGAAGAAGAGCAGCTAAAAAGTTAATGGATCTTGAGCCAGAGGATCCTTCTGTTTGGTTACAGGCCTCAAATTTTTATTCTGAAATTGGGGAGTTCGAGACTGCAATATATATTCGAGAGGTTGCAGTTGCGAGTAAGATGAGCAGAGATATTGGCTATAGTTTAATTCGGCTCCATGAGTGCCATTAA